The following are encoded in a window of Primulina eburnea isolate SZY01 chromosome 4, ASM2296580v1, whole genome shotgun sequence genomic DNA:
- the LOC140830680 gene encoding homocysteine S-methyltransferase 2-like: MGLSETLSNHSSFMTNFLIQCGGYAVIDGGLATELERHGADLHDPLWSAKCLVSSPHLIRRVHLDYLEAGANIIISASYQATLQGFEAKGLSKEEGEELLERSVKIACEARDIYNERSTKSSWDVSEDEMTPKSRPILVAASVGSYGAYLADGSEYSGIYGDDVCLETLKDFHRRRVQVLANSGADIIAFETIPNKLEADAYSELLEEEAINIPAWFSFTSNDGINVVGGDSIQDCASIADSCEQVVGVGINCTPPRYIHGLIQSIQKGTAKPILVYPNSGETYDADTKKWMPSNGVGDVDFVSYVGKWRDAGASLIGGCCRTTPNTIRAIAKAL, translated from the exons ATGGGACTGAGCGAAACATTAAGCAATCATTCCTCTTTCATGACGAATTTCCTCATCCAGTGCGGCGGCTACGCCGTCATAGACGGCGGCCTTGCGACGGAGCTGGAAAGGCACGGTGCCGATCTGCATGATCCCCTGTGGAGCGCCAAGTGCCTTGTCAGTTCGCCGCACCTCATCAGAAGG GTTCACCTGGATTACCTTGAAGCTGGTGCGAATATCATTATATCTGCTTCATATCAG GCTACTCTTCAGGGTTTTGAAGCTAAAGGACTTTCCAAAGAAGAAGGCGAAGAATTACTGGAACGAAGTGTAAAAATAGCGTGCGAGGCTCGAGATATATATAATGAAAGGTCCACCAAAAGTTCGTGGGATGTTTCAGAAGATGAGATGACTCCGAAGAGTCGTCCCATTTTAGTTGCCGCATCTGTCGGGAGCTACGGAGCCTATCTTGCTGATGGCTCGGAGTATAG TGGGATTTATGGAGATGATGTGTGTCTTGAAACTTTGAAAGATTTTCACCGAAGAAGGGTCCAGGTTTTGGCCAACTCCGGGGCTGATATTATAGCATTCGAGACCATTCCAAATAAGCTCGAAGCCGAT GCGTATTCTGAGCTTCTTGAGGAAGAGGCCATAAACATACCGGCATGGTTTTCCTTCACTTCTAATGATGGAATCAATGTTGTCGGTGGCGATTCCATACAAGATTGTGCGTCGATAGCTGATTCTTGTGAGCAAGTAGTGGGAGTTGGAATCAATTGTACCCCACCAAGATACATTCATGGACTAATCCAGTCAATTCAAAAG GGGACCGCGAAGCCGATTCTTGTGTATCCCAACAGCGGGGAGACTTATGACGCTGACACAAAAAAATGGATG ccATCAAATGGCGTAGGAGATGTAGATTTTGTGTCGTATGTTGGGAAATGGCGTGACGCTGGTGCGTCTCTCATCGGAGGTTGCTGCAGGACGACCCCGAACACCATCAGAGCGATTGCTAAGGCACTTTGA